One Drosophila willistoni isolate 14030-0811.24 chromosome 2R unlocalized genomic scaffold, UCI_dwil_1.1 Seg167, whole genome shotgun sequence DNA segment encodes these proteins:
- the LOC6646723 gene encoding probable cytochrome P450 6t1 has translation MIIVLLLLLLIAIFGLLILCFLAISGSGFFLLLLVWLWHRRHFGYWKRLGVPYIPVTPFLGNVWRLLRGACCFGDQFKELYGSRAARGHAYVGMHVLHNHAILLREPALIKRILVEDFALFSSRFETTDPIGDTMGAQNLFFAKHETWRETHKIFAPFFSVSKVRQMYGLLSQIGITLETYMETQMGGDTSMELEVKQMCALFTTDIIASLAFGIEAHSLKQPQAEFRRMCIEVNDPRPKRLIHLFTMFFFPRFSRTLRTHLYSDEYERFMRRSMEFVLAQREASGELRHDLIDIFLQLKRTHPPESIVHRSDFFVAQAAFLLLAGFDTSSSSITFALYELSKHPSIQQRLRDELKRALHNSQASRITYDCISGLPYLRQVVDEVLRLYPPTAFLDRCCNAESGYDLSSWQCGAPLSLPIGTPVYISVLGLHRDAQYWPNPDVFDPERFSPEQREQHTPMTYLPFGAGPRGCIGTLLGLLEIKVGLFHILKNYRVEECTRTLPEMKFDPKSFVLTAAGGTYLRFVKDHL, from the exons ATGATAATCGTGTTGCTTCTACTTCTTCTGATCGccatttttggtttgttgATTCTTTGCTTTCTGGCCATCAGTGGAAGTGGCTTCTTCCTTTTATTACTCGTTTGGTTGTGGCATAGACGCCACTTCGGCTACTGGAAGCGGCTGGGAGTTCCCTATATTCCAGTCACGCCCTTTTTGGGGAATGTATGGCGCTTGTTGAGAGGTGCCTGCTGCTTTGGGGACCAATTTAAGGAACTTTACGGGAGTAGGGCAGCACGTGGACATGCCTATGTGGGAATGCATGTGCTTCATAATCATGCAATATTACTTCGTGAGCCGGCGCTCATAAAGCGAATTTTGGTCGAGGACTTTGCCCTCTTCTCCAGCCGCTTTGAGACGACTGATCCCATTGGGGACACAATGGGAGCACAAAATTTGTTCTTTGCCAAACACGAGACATGGCGGGAAACCCATAAGATCTTTGCCCCGTTTTTCTCGGTCAGCAAAGTGCGCCAGATGTATGGATTATTAAGTCAAATTGGAATTACGCTTGAAACGTATATGGAAACTCAAATGGGTGGCGATACTAGCATGGAACTGGAAGTCAAACAAATGTGTGCTCTCTTTACCACAGACATCATTGCCTCCTTGGCTTTTGGAATTGAGGCGCACAGTCTGAAGCAACCGCAAGCCGAGTTTCGTCGCATGTGCATTGAGGTCAACGATCCGCGACCCAAGCGATTGATTCATCTGTTCACCATGTTCTTTTTCCCGCGCTTTTCCCGTACTCTGCGCACCCATTTGTATTCGGATGAATACGAGCGGTTTATGCGTCGCTCAATGGAGTTTGTGCTCGCCCAGCGAGAGGCAAGTGGGGAGCTTCGACACGATTTGATTGACATCTTTCTGCAGCTGAAACGCACTCATCCGCCGGAGAGCATTGTCCATCGCTCGGACTTTTTCGTGGCCCAGGCGGCGTTCCTTCTATTGGCTGGCTTTGATACATCCTCCTCCAGCATCACCTTTGCGTTGTACGAGCTATCAAAGCATCCAAGCATTCAGCAACGACTAAGAGACGAACTAAAAAGGGCGTTACATAACAGTCAAGCGAGTCGAATAACATACGACTGCATCAGTGGATTGCCATATTTACGACAAGTGGTGGATGAAGTACTGCGTTTGTACCCTCCCACTGCTTTTCTGGATCGCTGTTGCAATGCTGAATCTGGCTACGATCTGTCTTCCTGGCAATGTGGAGCACCTTTGAGCCTGCCAATTGGTACACCTGTGTACATATCTGTATTAGGTCTACATCGTGATGCCCAG TATTGGCCCAATCCCGATGTTTTTGATCCTGAACGTTTCTCCCCAGAACAACGGGAACAGCACACACCCATGACCTATTTACCCTTTGGTGCTGGACCCAGAGGTTGCATTGGGACCTTGTTGGGTCTATTGGAAATAAAAGTTGGACTCTTTCACATATTGAAAAACTATCGGGTGGAGGAATGCACGAGGACACTGCCGGAAATGAAATTCGATCCCAAATCATTCGTTCTGACAGCTGCCGGGGGCACATACCTTCGTTTTGTTAAGGATCATCTTTGA
- the LOC6646724 gene encoding probable serine/threonine-protein kinase yakA isoform X3: protein MCKTVVLEGKYWKRHSAVIKAEYRKWRKNYRSKATGCLTYDSKSELDFLEWSPLNDRNLMPDDWTTDTLFSAINVPFPFPDSREIARGAGIADFIQPSLGPLQPNLDDIDITFSDLLPTTRLPPVPEEGTDAEMLKNDDYCLPAIVGAPHTLYSHDSNMMDVVTSNSGSASVSQVDANMLELNTPINSMAYGEMEQRFGVARQSQHQASNDAHLIGGGDVSIGRLHAGKHFGENSNRCSQSDTFPGKSVINGRIVKSQRPFRREPHNYDKAQPTLHQTNLYQQMLAEQQKNQQQQQQTQQQQHVSGGVVLQSGSFHAQQQHPQQQQQQQQHFPTQQQSTFNNHSFINNFNDNYQQQQQQQQQLSVKVEPLQADVLSLLNDGGGGGSYNSSIGYKPYPQFKKSASTGAFLNVPRLPQQQQQQQQQGYMQQDGSGPQLQMQQSLPLGLSTQQLLQLSRQQQSVNPHQAQQQTVASLLQQQQQQQQQQQPSAVSTATWITPNTILPKEMHRSNSLPLNVSLNKLPDGRQLVHEQQPFAVPKYHAKSKSRVRSNSMHQQHSSVMAAASGGTTSNSVSNLLVTQQMQQATSDPMLNSTLAQLLTSNTRLQAVTVANSSQPSTSSASAIATSSNSSNNNPSLYAATPLSVPVSTQQQSPKKSASLPVAIVPTLHSPPGAAAQNKVLSFGPSSNNLSSSLSLSPDSSFLDSQDSPLSPSASLKYQPRDTQRRAGHIHAEQKRRYNIKNGFDMLHSLIPQLQQNPNAKLSKAAMLQKGAEHIKQLRQERNVLKDKIESLRMERDALNNSLTHLHSILPANGAPVTRQGTEHVRQLYEIYVRYNTMNDWKFWILGLILEPLLASYTSTVSSASLDELRRTAFLWVDQHCSLIDLRPAVTNKLKYLSMHTDIVSDPPSTLQEEVAKALQNTSGQHPNLHGS, encoded by the exons ATGTGCAAG ACCGTTGTACTTGAGGGCAAGTATTGGAAACGACATTCGGCTGTCATCAAGGCTGAATACAGAAAATGGCGCAAAAACTATAGATCGAAAGCAACGGGCTGCTTGACATATGATTCA AAAAGCGAATTGGACTTTCTGGAATGGTCACCGCTAAATGATAGAAACTTAATGCCAGACGACTGGACAACAGACACATTGTTTTCGGCCATAAATGTACCATTTCCTTTTCCGGATTCCAGGGAAATTG cCAGGGGTGCGGGCATAGCAGACTTTATACAGCCCAGTCTGGGACCATTGCAACCGAATTTAGATGATATCGACATTACATTCTCAG ATTTGCTCCCCACTACACGATTGCCACCCGTGCCCGAGGAGGGTACCGATGCCGAGATGCTCAAGAACGACGACTACTGTCTGCCCGCAATTGTAGGTGCCCCGCATACACTCTACAGCCACGACAGCAACATGATGGATGTGGTCACCAGCAACAGCGGCAGTGCTAGTGTCAGCCAGGTGGACGCTAATATGCTAGAGCTGAATACTCCCATCAACAGCATGGCGTATGGTGAAATGGAGCAGCGTTTTGGGGTGGCCCGACAATCCCAGCACCAGGCATCTAATGACGCCCATTTGATAGGTGGGGGGGATGTATCCATCGGTCGATTGCATGCGGGAAAACACTTTGGCGAGAACAGCAATCGCTGCTCACAAAGCGACACTTTTCCCGGCAAGAGTGTGATCAATGGACGCATTGTCAAAAGCCAGCGCCCGTTCCGCAGAGAGCCCCACAACTATGACAAGGCACAGCCTACTTTGCACCAAACCAATCTTTATCAGCAGATGCTCGCAGAGCAGCAAAAGaatcaacaacagcagcagcagacacaacagcagcagcatgtCTCTGGCGGAGTTGTCCTACAGTCGGGTTCGTTTCACGCCCAACAGCAACATccccagcagcaacagcaacaacagcaacactttcccacacaacaacaaagcaCGTTTAATAATCACAGTTTCATCAACAATTTTAACGATAAttatcagcaacagcagcagcaacaacaacaacttagTGTTAAGGTGGAACCACTTCAGGCAGATGTTTTGTCATTGCTCAACgacggtggtggtggtggatcATACAATTCCTCTATTGGATACAAGCCCTATCCGCAATTTAAGAAATCTGCATCGACTGGTGCATTTCTCAATGTCCCACGATTGccgcaacaacagcagcagcaacagcaacaaggaTACATGCAACAGGATGGTTCAGGACCTCAATTGCAAATGCAGCAGTCGCTACCTTTGGGCTTAAGTACACAGCAATTGCTGCAGTTATCGCGCCAGCAACAGTCGGTAAATCCCCATCaagcacaacaacaaacagtGGCCAGTCtgctacaacaacagcagcagcagcagcaacaacaacaaccctCAGCTGTCAGCACGGCCACTTGGATTACACCAAACACCATCTTGCCGAAAGAGATGCACCGCTCCAACAGTCTGCCCTTAAATGTCTCCCTGAACAAGTTGCCCGACGGACGGCAGTTGGTTCATGAACAGCAACCGTTCGCCGTGCCAAAATATCACGCCAAAAGCAAGTCTCGAGTCCGCAGCAACTCAATGCATCAACAACATAGTTCGGTGATGGCCGCAGCTAGTGGAGGAACAACTTCCAACAGTGTGAGCAACCTGTTGGTCACGCAGCAAATGCAACAGGCCACTAGCGATCCGATGCTCAATAGCACCCTGGCACAGTTACTGACGTCGA ATACACGCCTTCAGGCGGTAACCGTGGCCAATAGCTCACAGCCAAGTACTTCTTCTGCCAGTGCCATAGCCACCAGTAGCAACAGCAGTAACAACAATCCATCTTTATATGCTGCCACGCCTCTTTCGGTGCCCGTATCCACACAACAACAATCCCCAAAGAAGTCCGCCTCATTACCCGTTGCTATAGTGCCAACACTGCACAGTCCGCCTGGAGCAGCTGCTCAGAATAAAGTGCTCAGTTTCGGGCCATCTAGCAACAACTTAAGCAGTAGCCTGAGCCTCTCGCCAGATTCCTCCTTTCTCGATTCTCAGGACTCTCCCCTGTCACCCTCGGCCAGTCTCAAATATCAGCCCAGGGACACACAGCGACGCGCTGGTCACATCCATGCCGAGCAGAAGCGGCGCTACAATATCAAAAACGGTTTCGATATGCTTCACTCACTGATACCACAGCTGCAGCAGAATCCGAATGCCAAGCTAAGCAAGGCAGCCATGTTGCAGAAGGGCGCAGAGCACATTAAGCAATTGCGACAGGAACGTAACGTCCTTAAGGACAAGATCGAGTCGTTGCGAATGGAACGGGACGCCCTAAACAATTCGCTTAC GCACCTTCACTCAATTCTACCAGCAAATGGAGCTCCAGTGACGAGACAAGGAACCGAGCATGTTCGCCAGCTTTATGAAATCTATGTACGCTACAACACCATGAACGATTGGAAGTTTTGGATT CTGGGTCTTATTTTGGAACCACTTCTGGCCTCGTACACCTCAACTGTCTCTAGTGCTAGTTTAGATGAACTACGACGAACCGCTTTTCTGTGGGTCGATCAACACTGCTCACTTATAGATCTTCGACCCG cTGTAACGAACAAATTGAAGTACCTATCTATGCATACGGACATTGTGTCGGATCCACCCAGCACACTCCAAGAAGAGGTTGCCAAGGCGCTGCAAAACACAAGCGGGCAACATCCCAATCTGCACGGATCCTAA
- the LOC6646724 gene encoding probable serine/threonine-protein kinase yakA isoform X2: MFDTLLKLFDDNLNQKLTSPKWNHFKGVRLRWKDKIRLNNVIWRCWHMQFIQKRRTPVCQFASPLDVDIHSNPQTVVLEGKYWKRHSAVIKAEYRKWRKNYRSKATGCLTYDSKSELDFLEWSPLNDRNLMPDDWTTDTLFSAINVPFPFPDSREIARGAGIADFIQPSLGPLQPNLDDIDITFSDLLPTTRLPPVPEEGTDAEMLKNDDYCLPAIVGAPHTLYSHDSNMMDVVTSNSGSASVSQVDANMLELNTPINSMAYGEMEQRFGVARQSQHQASNDAHLIGGGDVSIGRLHAGKHFGENSNRCSQSDTFPGKSVINGRIVKSQRPFRREPHNYDKAQPTLHQTNLYQQMLAEQQKNQQQQQQTQQQQHVSGGVVLQSGSFHAQQQHPQQQQQQQQHFPTQQQSTFNNHSFINNFNDNYQQQQQQQQQLSVKVEPLQADVLSLLNDGGGGGSYNSSIGYKPYPQFKKSASTGAFLNVPRLPQQQQQQQQQGYMQQDGSGPQLQMQQSLPLGLSTQQLLQLSRQQQSVNPHQAQQQTVASLLQQQQQQQQQQQPSAVSTATWITPNTILPKEMHRSNSLPLNVSLNKLPDGRQLVHEQQPFAVPKYHAKSKSRVRSNSMHQQHSSVMAAASGGTTSNSVSNLLVTQQMQQATSDPMLNSTLAQLLTSNTRLQAVTVANSSQPSTSSASAIATSSNSSNNNPSLYAATPLSVPVSTQQQSPKKSASLPVAIVPTLHSPPGAAAQNKVLSFGPSSNNLSSSLSLSPDSSFLDSQDSPLSPSASLKYQPRDTQRRAGHIHAEQKRRYNIKNGFDMLHSLIPQLQQNPNAKLSKAAMLQKGAEHIKQLRQERNVLKDKIESLRMERDALNNSLTHLHSILPANGAPVTRQGTEHVRQLYEIYVRYNTMNDWKFWILGLILEPLLASYTSTVSSASLDELRRTAFLWVDQHCSLIDLRPAVTNKLKYLSMHTDIVSDPPSTLQEEVAKALQNTSGQHPNLHGS; encoded by the exons TCATTTCAAAGGAGTGCGTTTGCGTTGGAAGGACAAAATACGCTTGAACAATGTCATCTGGCGTTGCTGGCATATGCAAT TTATACAAAAGCGCAGAACACCGGTGTGTCAATTCGCATCGCCGCTGGACGTTGACATACACAGTAATCCTCAA ACCGTTGTACTTGAGGGCAAGTATTGGAAACGACATTCGGCTGTCATCAAGGCTGAATACAGAAAATGGCGCAAAAACTATAGATCGAAAGCAACGGGCTGCTTGACATATGATTCA AAAAGCGAATTGGACTTTCTGGAATGGTCACCGCTAAATGATAGAAACTTAATGCCAGACGACTGGACAACAGACACATTGTTTTCGGCCATAAATGTACCATTTCCTTTTCCGGATTCCAGGGAAATTG cCAGGGGTGCGGGCATAGCAGACTTTATACAGCCCAGTCTGGGACCATTGCAACCGAATTTAGATGATATCGACATTACATTCTCAG ATTTGCTCCCCACTACACGATTGCCACCCGTGCCCGAGGAGGGTACCGATGCCGAGATGCTCAAGAACGACGACTACTGTCTGCCCGCAATTGTAGGTGCCCCGCATACACTCTACAGCCACGACAGCAACATGATGGATGTGGTCACCAGCAACAGCGGCAGTGCTAGTGTCAGCCAGGTGGACGCTAATATGCTAGAGCTGAATACTCCCATCAACAGCATGGCGTATGGTGAAATGGAGCAGCGTTTTGGGGTGGCCCGACAATCCCAGCACCAGGCATCTAATGACGCCCATTTGATAGGTGGGGGGGATGTATCCATCGGTCGATTGCATGCGGGAAAACACTTTGGCGAGAACAGCAATCGCTGCTCACAAAGCGACACTTTTCCCGGCAAGAGTGTGATCAATGGACGCATTGTCAAAAGCCAGCGCCCGTTCCGCAGAGAGCCCCACAACTATGACAAGGCACAGCCTACTTTGCACCAAACCAATCTTTATCAGCAGATGCTCGCAGAGCAGCAAAAGaatcaacaacagcagcagcagacacaacagcagcagcatgtCTCTGGCGGAGTTGTCCTACAGTCGGGTTCGTTTCACGCCCAACAGCAACATccccagcagcaacagcaacaacagcaacactttcccacacaacaacaaagcaCGTTTAATAATCACAGTTTCATCAACAATTTTAACGATAAttatcagcaacagcagcagcaacaacaacaacttagTGTTAAGGTGGAACCACTTCAGGCAGATGTTTTGTCATTGCTCAACgacggtggtggtggtggatcATACAATTCCTCTATTGGATACAAGCCCTATCCGCAATTTAAGAAATCTGCATCGACTGGTGCATTTCTCAATGTCCCACGATTGccgcaacaacagcagcagcaacagcaacaaggaTACATGCAACAGGATGGTTCAGGACCTCAATTGCAAATGCAGCAGTCGCTACCTTTGGGCTTAAGTACACAGCAATTGCTGCAGTTATCGCGCCAGCAACAGTCGGTAAATCCCCATCaagcacaacaacaaacagtGGCCAGTCtgctacaacaacagcagcagcagcagcaacaacaacaaccctCAGCTGTCAGCACGGCCACTTGGATTACACCAAACACCATCTTGCCGAAAGAGATGCACCGCTCCAACAGTCTGCCCTTAAATGTCTCCCTGAACAAGTTGCCCGACGGACGGCAGTTGGTTCATGAACAGCAACCGTTCGCCGTGCCAAAATATCACGCCAAAAGCAAGTCTCGAGTCCGCAGCAACTCAATGCATCAACAACATAGTTCGGTGATGGCCGCAGCTAGTGGAGGAACAACTTCCAACAGTGTGAGCAACCTGTTGGTCACGCAGCAAATGCAACAGGCCACTAGCGATCCGATGCTCAATAGCACCCTGGCACAGTTACTGACGTCGA ATACACGCCTTCAGGCGGTAACCGTGGCCAATAGCTCACAGCCAAGTACTTCTTCTGCCAGTGCCATAGCCACCAGTAGCAACAGCAGTAACAACAATCCATCTTTATATGCTGCCACGCCTCTTTCGGTGCCCGTATCCACACAACAACAATCCCCAAAGAAGTCCGCCTCATTACCCGTTGCTATAGTGCCAACACTGCACAGTCCGCCTGGAGCAGCTGCTCAGAATAAAGTGCTCAGTTTCGGGCCATCTAGCAACAACTTAAGCAGTAGCCTGAGCCTCTCGCCAGATTCCTCCTTTCTCGATTCTCAGGACTCTCCCCTGTCACCCTCGGCCAGTCTCAAATATCAGCCCAGGGACACACAGCGACGCGCTGGTCACATCCATGCCGAGCAGAAGCGGCGCTACAATATCAAAAACGGTTTCGATATGCTTCACTCACTGATACCACAGCTGCAGCAGAATCCGAATGCCAAGCTAAGCAAGGCAGCCATGTTGCAGAAGGGCGCAGAGCACATTAAGCAATTGCGACAGGAACGTAACGTCCTTAAGGACAAGATCGAGTCGTTGCGAATGGAACGGGACGCCCTAAACAATTCGCTTAC GCACCTTCACTCAATTCTACCAGCAAATGGAGCTCCAGTGACGAGACAAGGAACCGAGCATGTTCGCCAGCTTTATGAAATCTATGTACGCTACAACACCATGAACGATTGGAAGTTTTGGATT CTGGGTCTTATTTTGGAACCACTTCTGGCCTCGTACACCTCAACTGTCTCTAGTGCTAGTTTAGATGAACTACGACGAACCGCTTTTCTGTGGGTCGATCAACACTGCTCACTTATAGATCTTCGACCCG cTGTAACGAACAAATTGAAGTACCTATCTATGCATACGGACATTGTGTCGGATCCACCCAGCACACTCCAAGAAGAGGTTGCCAAGGCGCTGCAAAACACAAGCGGGCAACATCCCAATCTGCACGGATCCTAA
- the LOC6646725 gene encoding gustatory and pheromone receptor 39a isoform X2, protein MTQRQVPILRFLHYQRYLGLTDLEYSSSLSCYQINANWCSLAIQLAVHGTLLSAFLATITKSMSYLETKSKTGDIFDHLVILAAPVTQTLANFWFHCHQETQLTLVQRLGQIAGLLHVDTLALNEPRRFFRLWLGVCFYYIFNVLTFAISTWIEKPFLSHALALIGFTLRMLCSNYIITCYASLVCVLKQLFQAQANQLSDLVTRSSEFVCLSKIANNLRTHDELVLLSQREMVEVYGGTLLFPILFLVLDATSIIYASTLQWRHTRSYMAQITVWLTPLVLYLSIPMVINDLANQANKTAKILSKIPRTGTGLDRMVEKFLLKNLRQQPILTAYGFFALDKSTLFNLFTAIFTYMVILVQFKEMENSTKAIQRGTAAGQQNFTQQ, encoded by the exons ATGACGCAAAGGCAAGTTCCGATTTTACGGTTCTTGCACTATCAACGCTATTTGGGATTAACAGACCTAGAGTATTCCAGCTCGCTCTCCTGCTACCAAATCAACGCAAACTGGTGTTCGTTGGCCATCCAATTGGCCGTGCATGGCACTCTATTGTCTGCCTTCTTGGCCACCATTACGAAATCGATGAGCTATTTGGAGACAAAGTCAAAGACAGGCGACATTTTTGACCATTTGGTAATTTTAGCAGCTCCTGTGACCCAAACTCTGGCAAATTTCTGGTTTCACTGCCATCAGGAAACTCAGTTAACTCTCGTACAGCGCTTGGGCCAAATAGCTGGCCTCTTACATGTTGATACCTTGGCTTTGAACGAACCACGCCGGTTCTTTCGTCTTTGGCTGGGTGTTTGTTTCTATTATATTTTCAATGTGCTAACATTTGCGATAAGCACTTGGATAGAGAAGCCCTTTTTGTCCCATGCTTTGGCCCTTATTGGGTTCACTTTGCGTATGCTTTGCTCCAACTACATAATAACTTGTTATGCTTCTTTGGTGTGTGTGCTGAAGCAGTTATTTCAGGCTCAGGCAAATCAACTGAGTGATCTAGTAACTAGAAGTTCCGAATTCGTATGTCTAAGCAAAATAGCAAACAATTTGCGCACACACGATGAGTTGGTTTTGTTAAGTCAGAGAGAGATGGTTGAGGTCTATGGAGGCACATTGCTCTTTCCCATTTTATTCCTAGTCTTGGATGCCACATCCATAATCTATGCATCCACCCTGCAGTGGAGGCATACCCGCTCATACATGGCGCAAATAACCGTTTGGCTCACACCGTTAGTTCTGTATCTAAGCATTCCGATGGTGATCAATGACTTGGCTAATCAG GCAAACAAAACAGCCAAGATCCTGTCGAAAATCCCACGGACTGGAACTGGCCTAGACAGAATG GTTGAGAAGTTCCTGTTAAAGAACCTACGACAACAACCCATTTTAACGGCCTATGGATTCTTCGCTCTGGACAAAAGCACTTTGTTTAAT CTCTTTACGGCAATCTTTACGTACATGGTGATTTTGGTGCAATTCAAGGAAATGGAGAACTCTACCAAAGCCATCCAAAGAGGGACAGCGGCAGGACAACAAAATTTCACCCAACAGTAA
- the LOC124460267 gene encoding gustatory and pheromone receptor 39a-like, translated as MNKLEISELCSFYRICRYLGIFCIHYNSQRERYRLRRSLICYLVHFALQTYLVSCMVILVIYWKWCFKSEKTTTGNHYDRLVLFLALCMQFVQNAWLIWLQGPHLRIVRQLELYRRKYLTHMRLSLPKRMLLIIAITNMLYLMNFLKSCVLEWFANASRLFVFSTLGFPLRCLITSFTMGTYLGLINIVYHVLQWNQSQMVVIVEQLSHPKRSCETILRLRCCLELYDRLVLLCNEEISLVYGFIAWLSVLFASLDVTGIIYLTMVIQTDKSLGEHLLFNIIWLSPTLMTCAAGLMSNRVAIQVR; from the coding sequence ATGAACAAGTTGGAAATCAGTGAGCTCTGTTCGTTCTATCGCATTTGCCGCTATTTGGGCATATTCTGTATTCACTACAATTCGCAGAGGGAGCGCTATCGGTTGCGCCGAAGCCTCATCTGCTACCTTGTGCACTTTGCCTTGCAGACCTACTTAGTTAGCTGCATGGTTATTTTGGTGATATATTGGAAATGGTGTTTCAAGAGTGAAAAGACCACGACCGGGAACCATTATGACCGTCTTGTGCTGTTTCTTGCCTTATGCATGCAGTTCGTGCAAAATGCTTGGCTGATTTGGCTTCAAGGTCCCCATCTGCGAATCGTCCGTCAATTGGAACTGTATCGACGCAAGTATCTAACTCATATGCGGCTATCGCTGCCCAAACGCATGCTCTTGATTATTGCAATTACCAATATGCTATACTTGATGAACTTTCTGAAGAGCTGTGTCTTGGAGTGGTTTGCGAATGCCTCACGTCTGTTTGTCTTTAGTACACTGGGCTTTCCCTTGCGGTGTCTTATTACTAGCTTCACAATGGGCACCTATTTGGGTCTGATTAACATTGTTTATCACGTTCTCCAATGGAACCAATCACAAATGGTCGTAATCGTAGAACAACTAAGCCATCCCAAGCGCAGCTGTGAGACCATCCTCCGCCTACGCTGCTGTTTGGAGTTATACGATCGATTGGTCCTGTTGTGCAACGAGGAGATTAGCTTGGTGTACGGCTTCATTGCATGGCTATCGGTGTTGTTCGCTTCGCTGGATGTCACTGGCATTATCTATCTCACTATGGTTATTCAAACGGATAAGTCTCTGGGCGAACATTTGCTGTTCAATATCATTTGGCTGTCGCCCACCCTGATGACCTGTGCGGCGGGCCTCATGAGTAATCGTGTGGCCATTCAGGTACGTTAA
- the LOC6646725 gene encoding gustatory and pheromone receptor 39a isoform X1 yields MSTCRDLRLYIQLLNALGMMCCQLDEGPCLVTATPRCERYALSYTMGVIATSMACFTYAHMEPQRFYMLIYNRTGNFYETVNFRCTCLVLILLYVCLYFRRRRHVSLVQILLTLNRECLSSGLDRRFLNNLILYGVLLLLCFGNYLNGYCHAGMSTSALTIYVLVNTYAFVVLCLLLIFFVCLKQIMAGGLLHYNQQMMLGFARPKYIRALRERQKLLALCAGELNECFGLLMLPIVALVLLKMPSGPFYLISTVMEGQYGDSVKFTVMFLTASFWDVPWLVIMILMLRTNGITLEANKTAKILSKIPRTGTGLDRMVEKFLLKNLRQQPILTAYGFFALDKSTLFNLFTAIFTYMVILVQFKEMENSTKAIQRGTAAGQQNFTQQ; encoded by the exons ATGTCCACCTGTCGCGATCTACGTTTGTACATTCAACTTTTGAACGCGTTGGGAATGATGTGTTGCCAACTGGATGAAGGTCCTTGTCTGGTTACAGCGACCCCACGTTGCGAACGGTATGCCCTAAGCTATACCATGGGAGTGATAGCGACGTCCATGGCCTGTTTTACCTATGCCCACATGGAACCGCAACGTTTTTACATGTTAATCTACAATCGAACGGGAAACTTTTACGAGACAGTTAACTTTCGATGCACGTGCCTGGTCCTGATTCTACTCTACGTGTGCCTGTATTTTAGGCGACGTCGACATGtatccttggtgcaaattctTTTGACACTCAATCGGGAATGCCTCTCATCTGGCTTAGACCGTCGCTTTCTCAACAATCTAATTCTCTACGGAGTTCTTTTGCTTCTATGCTTCGGAAACTATTTGAATGGTTACTGCCATGCCGGAATGTCGACTTCCGCCTTAACAATCTATGTGCTGGTAAACACATATGCCTTTGTGGTCCTGTGTTTGCTGCTGATCTTCTTTGTGTGCCTGAAACAGATAATGGCCGGTGGTCTCCTCCACTACAATCAGCAGATGATGCTGGGTTTCGCGAGGCCTAAGTACATCAGGGCCTTGAGGGAAAGGCAAAAGCTTTTAGCACTTTGTGCGGGAGAGCTTAACGAGTGCTTCGGGTTGTTAATGCTGCCCATTGTGGCTCTGGTCTTACTCAAGATGCCATCGGGCCCTTTTTATCTAATAAGCACTGTGATGGAAGGTCAATATGGGGATTCAGTAAAATTTACGGTGATGTTCTTAACTGCTTCTTTCTGGGATGTACCCTGGTTGGTAATCATGATCTTGATGCTAAGAACTAACGGGATTACCTTAGAA GCAAACAAAACAGCCAAGATCCTGTCGAAAATCCCACGGACTGGAACTGGCCTAGACAGAATG GTTGAGAAGTTCCTGTTAAAGAACCTACGACAACAACCCATTTTAACGGCCTATGGATTCTTCGCTCTGGACAAAAGCACTTTGTTTAAT CTCTTTACGGCAATCTTTACGTACATGGTGATTTTGGTGCAATTCAAGGAAATGGAGAACTCTACCAAAGCCATCCAAAGAGGGACAGCGGCAGGACAACAAAATTTCACCCAACAGTAA